In Vigna unguiculata cultivar IT97K-499-35 chromosome 3, ASM411807v1, whole genome shotgun sequence, a single genomic region encodes these proteins:
- the LOC114178175 gene encoding pentatricopeptide repeat-containing protein At1g59720, chloroplastic/mitochondrial, whose translation MSTSPPPLFFSTATTNNNHQSQHLSHTHLIHLLNPNTSMPQLKQIHAQTLRTVDTNHPQALFLYARILLYSSLADLNYATRVFHHFSHPNSFMWNTLIRAYARSTNTIHKHKAMELYKAMVTGEENTAVPDNHTFPFVLKACAYTFSLCEGKQVHAHALKHGFELDTHVCNSLIHFYATCGRLDSAEKIFYKMNERSEVSWNIMIDSYAKGGKFDTALKMFGEMQKEHEPDGYTMQSVFSACAGLGSLSLGLWAHAYILKKCDKNIVDDVLVNTGLVDMYCKCGEMEIANQVFESMPARDVNSWNSIIMGFAMHGKAEAALDYYVRMVKVEKIVPNSITFVGVLCACNHRGMVEEGIVHFDMMTKEYNVEPRLEHYGCLVDLFARAGRIDEALNVVSEMPIKPDGVIWRSLLDACCKQHASVELSEEMVKQVFESEGSVCSGVYVLLSKVYASACRWNDVGMLRKLMTDKGVTKEPGCSLIEIDGTVHEFFAGDTTHPQSENIYKFVNEIDEKLQSIGYLPDYSGATTIDEANDGKQNTLRLHSERLAIAFGILNSKPGIPIRVFKNLRVCNDCHRVTKLISRIYNVEIIVRDRVRFHHFKDGTCSCMDYW comes from the coding sequence ATGTCTACAAGCCCCCCTCCTCTGTTTTTCTCCACAGCCACCACCAACAACAACCACCAAAGCCAACACTTGAGCCACACACACCTCATCCACTTGTTGAACCCAAACACCTCTATGCCTCAACTCAAGCAAATTCACGCGCAAACGCTACGCACAGTTGACACCAACCACCCACAAGCTCTTTTTCTCTATGCAAGAATTCTTCTTTACTCCTCTCTGGCTGATCTCAACTACGCCACTCGTGTGTTTCACCACTTTTCGCACCCCAATTCCTTCATGTGGAACACCCTCATAAGAGCCTACGCGCGAAGCACCAACACCATCCACAAACACAAGGCCATGGAGCTTTACAAAGCAATGGTGACGGGGGAAGAGAATACCGCAGTTCCCGATAACCACACTTTCCCTTTTGTTCTGAAGGCATGCGCTTACACGTTTTCTCTTTGTGAGGGAAAACAGGTGCATGCGCACGCTTTGAAACATGGGTTCGAGTTAGACACACACGTTTGTAACAGTTTGATTCATTTTTATGCGACATGTGGTCGCTTAGATTCGgcagagaaaatattttataagatgaATGAGAGAAGCGAGGTTTCCTGGAACATAATGATCGATTCTTACGCAAAGGGTGGAAAGTTTGACACTGCTTTGAAAATGTTTGGAGAGATGCAGAAGGAGCATGAGCCCGATGGGTATACGATGCAGAGTGTTTTCAGTGCTTGTGCTGGTTTGGGTTCTTTGTCTTTGGGTTTGTGGGCACATgcttatattttgaaaaagtgtgACAAGAATATTGTGGATGATGTTTTGGTCAACACTGGTTTGGTGGATATGTATTGCAAATGTGGTGAGATGGAAATTGCAAACCAAGTGTTTGAAAGCATGCCTGCTAGAGATGTAAATTCATGGAATTCAATTATCATGGGTTTTGCAATGCATGGTAAGGCTGAAGCTGCGTTGGACTATTATGTCAGAATGGTCAAGGTAGAGAAAATTGTTCCCAATTCAATAACTTTTGTTGGTGTTTTGTGTGCATGTAACCATAGAGGCATGGTTGAGGAGGGTATTGTTCACTTTGACATGATGACTAAGGAGTACAACGTGGAACCAAGATTGGAGCATTATGGTTGTCTTGTTGACCTTTTTGCTCGAGCAGGGCGCATCGATGAGGCTCTAAACGTGGTCTCAGAAATGCCAATCAAACCAGATGGTGTAATTTGGAGGAGTCTTTTGGATGCTTGTTGCAAACAACACGCAAGTGTTGAGCTAAGTGAAGAAATGGTAAAGCAAGTCTTTGAATCAGAGGGGAGTGTCTGTAGTGGTGTTTATGTGCTTTTGTCAAAAGTATATGCTTCTGCATGTAGGTGGAATGATGTAGGGATGCTTAGAAAACTAATGACTGATAAGGGTGTGACTAAAGAACCTGGCTGCAGCTTAATAGAGATAGATGGAACGGTTCATGAATTTTTTGCAGGGGACACCACTCATCCACAgagtgaaaatatatataagtttgTGAATGAAATTGATGAGAAGTTACAATCAATAGGTTATTTACCCGATTACTCAGGAGCAACTACGATTGATGAGGCTAATGATGGTAAACAGAATACTCTAAGATTGCATAGTGAGAGACTTGCCATAGCATTTGGGATCTTGAACTCAAAACCAGGCATTCCAATTAGAGTGTTCAAGAATCTTAGGGTGTGCAATGATTGCCACAGGGTTACCAAGTTGATCTCCAGAATATATAATGTGGAGATAATTGTAAGAGATAGAGTACGATTCCACCACTTTAAAGACGGAACTTGTTCTTGTATGGATTATTGGTGA
- the LOC114175384 gene encoding uncharacterized protein LOC114175384 — translation MEYFNKAKAVKLRSHLGKYLVADDDHQKLRQSRNGSTGKAIWLVEEVKGKSHHVRLRNWNGRYLTATDAPFLLGVTGKKVVQGSLEEGWDGKLEWEPITEGFQVRLRSWCGKYLRGNGGTLPWRNSITHDDPYSSVTHDWILWGVEPLEFPDKLLSLPETRFSSEEPASPTSLSSLSQSTFYFLLYIYPKPKSKPTQQSHLHFICDPNQSNKHQSVNHPVPRIHSTKSKISINPSTIAMQSTSSDSVFRSGMEFFHRAKVVRLRSHHDKYLLAEDDEESVTQDRNGSSKNSKWTVELIPEFDNLLRLKSCYGKYLTASNQPLLLGVTGRKVVQSMPRRLDSSVEWEPVREGAQVKLKTRYGNFLRANGGLPPWRNSVTHDIPHRTATQDWILWDVDVLEIHVVSPAPPPIPHSDSLDFDSSTPSAISIKSTTFSRQESTDSNVGSPPKLEGRTIYYHVAEDNGDVDDENVQGYSLVFKGNGVEQLTRKFEEETGLQGVIVCTRSPLNGKLYPLRLQLPPNNVTMQVVLVLPSSKVAKDFEEQGLL, via the exons ATGGAGTATTTCAACAAAGCCAAGGCCGTGAAGCTACGGAGCCACCTCGGGAAGTACCTAGTGGCCGACGACGACCACCAGAAACTCCGTCAGAGCAGAAACGGGTCAACCGGAAAGGCAATATGGTTGGTGGAGGAAGTGAAGGGGAAGAGCCACCACGTGCGTCTGAGGAACTGGAACGGGCGTTACCTAACGGCGACGGACGCGCCCTTTCTGTTAGGCGTGACGGGGAAGAAGGTGGTGCAGGGGAGTTTGGAGGAGGGTTGGGATGGGAAATTGGAATGGGAACCCATAACGGAAGGGTTCCAGGTGAGACTGAGAAGCTGGTGCGGGAAGTACCTTAGAGGGAACGGTGGAACGTTACCGTGGAGAAACTCGATCACGCACGATGACCCTTATAGTTCCGTTACTCACGATTGGATCTTGTGGGGTGTGGAGCCTCTGGAGTTTCCCGACAAACTGCTTTCTTTGCCGGAGACTCGCTTTTCGTCGGAAGAACCGGCTTCGCCCACGTCGCTTTCGTCACTGTCGCAG tcaactttctattttcttttatatatatacccTAAGCCCAAATCAAAGCCAACTCAACAAAGTCACTTGCATTTCATCTGTGATCCAAATCAATCAAACAAACACCAGTCAGTCAACCACCCTGTTCCTCGGATACATAGTACAAAATCGAAAATTTCGATTAACCCGTCGACTATTGCTATGCAGAGCACAAGTTCCGACAGCGTGTTCCGCTCCGGCATGGAGTTCTTCCACCGCGCGAAGGTGGTGCGGCTGCGCAGCCACCACGACAAGTACCTCCTGGCGGAGGATGACGAGGAGTCGGTGACCCAGGACCGAAACGGATCCTCCAAGAACTCCAAGTGGACGGTGGAGCTCATTCCGGAGTTCGACAACCTCTTGCGGCTCAAGAGCTGTTACGGCAAGTATCTAACGGCGTCGAACCAGCCGTTGCTGCTGGGTGTGACGGGGCGCAAGGTGGTGCAGAGCATGCCGCGGCGGCTGGACTCCTCCGTGGAGTGGGAGCCTGTGAGGGAGGGCGCGCAGGTGAAGCTGAAGACCCGTTATGGGAACTTTCTGAGGGCCAATGGGGGCCTCCCACCTTGGAGGAACTCTGTGACGCATGATATCCCTCATAGGACCGCCACACAGGATTGGATCTTGTGGGATGTTGATGTGTTGGAGATCCACGTCGTGTCTCCTGCTCCTCCTCCTATTCCTCACTCCGATTCCCTCGATTTCGATTCCTCTACTCCCTCTGCTATTTCCATCAAATCCACTACTTTCTCCAGACAAGAG TCAACGGATTCAAATGTGGGTTCGCCACCAAAGTTGGAGGGGAGGACTATATACTACCATGTTGCAGAGGATAATGGGGACGTGGATGATGAGAATGTGCAGGGTTATTCTTTGGTTTTCAAAGGGAATGGGGTTGAGCAATTGACTCGGAAGTTTGAGGAAGAAACGGGGCTTCAGGGAGTTATTGTGTGTACTCGAAGTCCTTTGAATGGAAAACTCTACCCTCTTCGCTTGCAGCTTCCTCCAAACAATGTCACCATGCAAGTTGTTTTGGTTCTTCCCTCGTCTAAAG TGGCAAAAGACTTTGAGGAGCAAGGTCTACTTTGA
- the LOC114178461 gene encoding uncharacterized protein LOC114178461, which produces MAFEMPLDQIKQLRILLRKEANLSWYEPEKEENLALPKLPSVSETIAKLDPSPSYLRCKNCNGRLIRDMQSFVCVFCGTNSRKDLPPEPIKFKSTIGYRWLLESLQLDGSEMVAPVVDENEWNRGRNESKDEIPLSELLDLEIRWPSEAEITQLSTSDSAAFLGRSSLSLAGVDLDSYFDRKESDSDVFGQNLASGRQVGTVLDNTFQANENLSLFQNVQASEMASGSAENPSDDSFSNWEASFTSSSSGPIHELSKSVDHSKVDLDTAHGVWKGSVGGKENDDFHPSASTEHDYFQGDGWRTSNSMLHAQTGKSESTINHIGTKTTDSASGSSRNLEWMQDDLWQGSDNKTTDAVANAEDKYSFDEWNDFTGSASTQDPSSTVTSSNTTGQTRNIGFSVDFNDTKMVEDANSSSNKDLDWMQHQSQDSNNETTDTISADVAVVSFDSWNDFTGSVNTQHSSFGVSNSEVMNQIDTFELTQGRNDTRTAESASGNFDWMQDDQWQAVDTKGTGIVTTNKVGDSFDAWNDFTGSAISHNPASVVSDSLITAQTGISADLNDMKTEKGTNAFSHDSFDWTQDNQWQDSNNKTNDTRTTNDIDSFDDWNDFTSLATNQDHSSNVLNQTANQTSAERTSEANLLSLSIRSQNIEFSGLPQHDLFPGQFGSSPSSLQATYSNRVAEVDVERENPGDVSTAVGSKDDVEMLMSQMHDLSFMLESSLSIPRK; this is translated from the exons ATGGCATTCGAAATGCCATTAGATCAGATAAAGCAGCTCCGGATTCTGCTCCGCAAAGAGGCGAACCTCTCATGGTACGAACCCGAGAAAGAGGAAAATCTTGCGCTCCCGAAGCTTCCATCCGTCTCCGAAACCATAGCGAAGTTGGATCCCTCGCCGTCTTATCTTCGCTGTAAGAATTGCAATGGCAGACTCATACGCGACATGCAATCTTTCGTCTGCGTATTTTGCGGCACGAATTCCCGCAAGGACCTCCCTCCTGAACCCATCAAATTCAAGAGCACCATTGGCTATCGGTGGCTACTTGAATCGCTTCAACTAGATGGATCG GAGATGGTGGCACCAGTGGTGGATGAAAATGAATGGAACAGGGGGAGGAATGAATCAAAAGATGAGATTCCCCTATCTGAACTGCTGGATTTGGAAATTAGATGGCCTTCCGAGGCTGAGATAACTCAGTTGAGTACTTCAGATTCTGCAGCTTTTTTGGGAAGAAGTTCATTAAGTTTGGCTGGAGTTGATCTTGATAGTTATTTTGACCGGAAGGAATCTGATTCAGATGTGTTTGGACAGAACTTGGCTTCTGGAAGACAGGTGGGTACTGTGTTAGATAACACATTCCAAGCGAATGAAAATCTTAGTTTGTTTCAGAATGTACAAGCTTCAGAAATGGCTTCAGGGTCTGCAGAAAATCCGAGTGATGATTCATTTTCCAATTGGGAGGCAAGCTTTACATCATCTAGTTCTGGTCCTATTCACGAATTGTCAAAATCTGTTGATCATTCTAAAGTTGATTTAGATACAGCACATGGAGTCTGGAAAGGTTCTGTTGGAGGTAAGGAGAATGACGATTTCCATCCCTCAGCATCCACTGAACATGATTATTTTCAGGGTGATGGATGGAGAACTTCAAACTCGATGTTACATGCCCAGACTGGGAAATCAGAATCGACCATCAATCATATTGGTACTAAAACAACAGATAGTGCTAGTGGTTCTAGTAGAAATCTTGAGTGGATGCAAGATGACCTATGGCAAGGGAGTGATAACAAGACAACTGATGCCGTGGCTAATGCTGaagataaatattcatttgATGAATGGAATGATTTTACTGGCTCAGCTAGCACGCAAGACCCTTCTAGTACTGTTACCAGCTCAAATACAACTGGCCAGACTAGAAATATTGGCTTTTCTGTTGATTTTAATGATACCAAAATGGTGGAGGATGCCAATAGCTCTTCTAACAAGGATTTGGATTGGATGCAACATCAATCGCAAGATAGCAATAATGAAACAACAGATACCATCAGTGCTGATGTAGCTGTGGTCTCATTTGATTCATGGAATGACTTCACTGGCTCAGTCAATACACAACATTCCTCCTTTGGTGTATCCAACTCAGAGGTAATGAATCAAATTGATACATTTGAATTGACCCAGGGTCGAAATGATACCAGAACAGCTGAAAGTGCTTCTGGTAATTTTGACTGGATGCAAGATGACCAGTGGCAGGCCGTTGATACCAAGGGAACTGGTATTGTGACTACTAATAAAGTGGGTGATTCATTTGATGCATGGAATGATTTTACTGGCTCAGCTATTTCACATAATCCTGCTAGTGTTGTTTCCGACTCTTTGATTACTGCCCAGACTGGGATATCTGCTGATCTTAATGACATGAAAACAGAAAAGGGTACTAATGCTTTTTCTCATGATAGTTTTGACTGGACTCAAGATAACCAATGGCAAGAcagcaacaacaaaacaaatgatACCAGGACTACTAATGATATTGATTCATTTGATGATTGGAATGACTTTACTAGCTTGGCCACTAACCAAGATCATTCCAGCaatgttttgaatcaaactgCAAATCAGACTTCTGCCGAAAGGACATCTGAAGCGAATTTACTAAGTTTGTCAATCAGATCACAAAATATAGAATTTAGCGGGCTTCCACAGCATGATTTATTTCCTGGACAGTTTGGTAGTTCACCGAGTTCTCTTCAAGCTACTTATTCCAACAG GGTGGCTGAAGTGGATGTCGAGAGAGAAAACCCTGGAGATGTTTCCACTGCAGTAGGGTCAAAAGATGACGTAGAGATGCTGATGTCACAGATGCATGATCTCTCCTTTATGCTCGAGAGCAGTCTTTCAATTCCCCGAAAGTAA